Proteins from one Salvelinus namaycush isolate Seneca chromosome 34, SaNama_1.0, whole genome shotgun sequence genomic window:
- the LOC120028729 gene encoding putative nucleotidyltransferase MAB21L1, protein MIAAQAKLVYHLNKYYQEKCQSRKAAISKTIREVCKVVSDVLKEVEVQEPRFISSLNEMDNRFEGLEVISPTEFEVVLYLNQMGVFNFVDDGSLPGCAVLKLSDGRKRSMSLWVEFITASGYLSARKIRSRFQTLVTQAVDKCSYRDVVKMVSDTSEVKLRIRDRYIVQITPAFKCTGIWPRSAAHWPLPHIPWPGPNRVAEVKAEGFNLLSKECYSLNGKQSSAESDAWVLQFGEAENRLLLGGCRKKCLSVLKTLRDRHLELPGTPLNNYHMKTLVSYECEKHPRESDWDENNLGDRLNGILLQLISCLQCRRCPHYFLPNLDLFQGKPHSALENAAKQTWRLAREILTNPKSLEKL, encoded by the coding sequence ATGATAGCCGCCCAGGCCAAGCTGGTGTACCACCTCAACAAATACTACCAGGAGAAATGCCAATCTCGGAAGGCGGCCATCTCCAAGACCATCCGGGAGGTGTGCAAGGTGGTGTCGGACGTCTTGAAGGAGGTGGAGGTGCAGGAGCCCCGCTTCATCAGCTCTCTCAACGAGATGGACAACCGCTTCGAGGGGCTAGAGGTCATCTCCCCCACAGAGTTCGAGGTGGTGCTCTACCTCAACCAGATGGGGGTATTTAACTTCGTGGATGATGGGTCTCTGCCGGGCTGCGCCGTGCTCAAGCTGAGCGACGGCCGCAAGAGGAGCATGTCTCTCTGGGTAGAATTCATCACCGCCTCCGGCTATCTCTCTGCGCGCAAGATCCGCTCCAGATTTCAGACCCTAGTGACGCAGGCCGTGGATAAATGCAGCTATAGAGATGTTGTCAAAATGGTGTCTGACACCAGCGAGGTGAAGTTACGCATCAGAGACAGATACATCGTTCAGATCACCCCGGCTTTCAAATGCACCGGGATCTGGCCCCGCAGCGCAGCGCACTGGCCCCTACCGCACATCCCCTGGCCGGGGCCCAACAGGGTAGCCGAGGTAAAGGCCGAGGGATTCAACCTTCTCTCTAAAGAGTGCTACTCGTTGAACGGAAAACAAAGTTCGGCAGAGAGCGACGCCTGGGTCCTGCAGTTCGGCGAGGCCGAGAACCGCCTACTGCTGGGAGGTTGCAGGAAGAAATGTCTGTCGGTCCTCAAAACGTTACGAGACCGGCACCTTGAGCTGCCTGGGACGCCCCTCAACAACTACCACATGAAGACTCTGGTTTCTTATGAGTGTGAAAAACATCCACGGGAGTCTGACTGGGACGAGAACAACCTCGGGGACCGTTTGAACGGGATTCTATTGCAGCTTATTTCGTGTTTGCAGTGCAGGAGGtgtccccattacttcctgcctaATCTAGACCTGTTCCAGGGGAAACCTCATTCTGCTCTAGAAAATGCAGCCAAACAGACCTGGCGACTGGCGAGAGAGATTCTGACCAACCCCAAAAGCTTGGAGAAACTCTGA